Proteins from a genomic interval of Bradyrhizobium sp. CCGB01:
- a CDS encoding HAD family hydrolase, whose translation MDQSRQRPDLVIFDCDGVLVDSELLSCQCLSDELSGFGISLTLVEALELFLGRSTSAITQHYRELGQAVPVDFPVRLKSRVLAAFEKALHPIPDIDTLLSGLRVPNCVASSSDLDRVALSLRVTGLMPHFGDRIYTAQMVTRGKPAPDLFLHAAEKMGAQPARTLVIEDSVSGVLAAKAAGMTVWGFVGGSHYRRRDGRAILSEAGADRVFAQMSDFWKEA comes from the coding sequence ATGGACCAAAGCCGGCAAAGGCCCGATCTTGTCATCTTCGACTGCGACGGCGTGCTCGTCGACAGCGAGCTGCTGAGCTGCCAGTGCCTGTCGGACGAGCTGTCCGGATTTGGGATATCGCTGACACTTGTAGAGGCGCTGGAACTCTTTCTCGGACGCAGCACCAGCGCGATCACGCAGCATTATCGTGAGCTCGGCCAGGCAGTGCCGGTCGACTTTCCCGTCCGGCTGAAGTCGCGGGTGCTGGCCGCCTTCGAGAAGGCGCTCCACCCGATTCCAGATATCGATACCTTGTTGTCCGGCCTGCGTGTGCCCAATTGCGTGGCCTCGTCGAGTGATCTCGACCGCGTCGCGCTGTCGCTGAGGGTGACCGGCCTCATGCCGCATTTCGGCGACCGGATCTACACGGCGCAGATGGTCACGCGCGGCAAGCCCGCGCCGGATCTCTTTCTCCACGCGGCGGAGAAAATGGGCGCGCAGCCCGCGCGCACGCTGGTGATCGAGGACAGCGTCAGTGGTGTGCTGGCCGCGAAGGCTGCCGGCATGACCGTCTGGGGATTTGTCGGTGGCAGCCATTATCGCCGGCGCGACGGGCGGGCTATATTGTCCGAAGCCGGGGCCGATCGGGTCTTCGCGCAGATGAGCGATTTCTGGAAGGAGGCGTGA
- a CDS encoding sugar-binding transcriptional regulator, translating into MAAENEKSRLDDAARAGWLYFIAGHTQDEIAKMLQVSRASAQRLVSLCLAERLITFRLEHPIAACMELAARLKERFNLVHCEVVPADPAAPQATAGIAERCANLLDSTLRSETPVIVALGTGRAVRAAVERVTPIDRPNHQIVSLVGNISADGSASFYDTVGRLADRTGARHYPMPLPFLMSSEDERNKMVRIEPIAKVKAVAVKADLRLVGIGQMDQKAQIHVDGFVTRDELFEMMRQGAIGEITGWAYDSKGRLLKAGTNKRLTSIPPEVPAKTTTIGAAVGAAKVSAIAAALNGHLINGLITDEATARAILER; encoded by the coding sequence ATGGCCGCCGAGAACGAAAAATCGAGACTCGACGATGCCGCGCGGGCCGGCTGGCTCTATTTCATAGCCGGTCACACCCAGGACGAGATCGCAAAGATGCTCCAGGTCTCGCGGGCCTCCGCGCAGCGGCTGGTCTCGCTGTGCCTCGCCGAGCGTCTCATCACCTTCCGGCTCGAGCATCCCATCGCCGCCTGCATGGAACTTGCTGCGCGGTTGAAGGAGCGGTTCAATCTGGTCCATTGCGAGGTTGTGCCGGCCGATCCGGCGGCGCCGCAGGCCACAGCGGGCATCGCCGAACGCTGCGCCAACCTGCTGGATTCGACGCTCCGCTCGGAGACGCCGGTCATCGTCGCGCTCGGCACGGGGCGGGCGGTACGCGCCGCCGTCGAGCGCGTCACGCCGATCGACCGGCCCAACCACCAGATCGTTTCGCTGGTCGGCAACATCTCCGCCGACGGCTCGGCGAGCTTCTACGATACCGTCGGCCGGCTCGCCGACCGCACCGGCGCGCGGCACTACCCGATGCCGCTGCCGTTCCTGATGTCGTCGGAGGACGAGCGCAACAAGATGGTGCGCATCGAGCCGATCGCAAAGGTGAAGGCGGTCGCGGTGAAGGCGGACTTGCGCCTCGTCGGCATCGGCCAGATGGACCAGAAGGCGCAGATCCATGTCGACGGATTCGTCACCCGCGACGAATTGTTCGAGATGATGCGGCAGGGGGCGATCGGCGAGATCACCGGCTGGGCCTATGATTCCAAGGGCCGCCTGCTCAAGGCCGGCACCAACAAGCGCCTCACCAGCATCCCGCCGGAAGTACCGGCCAAGACCACGACGATCGGCGCCGCGGTCGGTGCGGCCAAGGTGTCGGCGATCGCGGCTGCACTGAACGGGCACCTGATCAACGGCCTGATCACGGACGAGGCGACGGCAAGGGCGATTCTGGAACGGTAG
- a CDS encoding extracellular solute-binding protein, translated as MKHVLGAVCGASCLLLAVPAMAETTLTIATVNNGDMIRMQGLTSEFTKKNPDITVKWVTLEENVLRQRVTTDIATKGGQFDVLTIGTYEVPIWAKKGWLVPLANLGADYDVADLLPKIKDAVSVDGKLYAAPFYGESSMVMYRTDLFEKAGLKMPEKPTWEFIIDAAKKLTDKSAGVYGICLRGKAGWGENMAFLSAMANSYGARWFDEKWEPQFNTPEWKTTLTTYVNLMKEAGPPGASSNGFNENLALFNAGKCGMWIDATVAASFVTNPKDSKVADKVGFALAPNTGLGKNANWLWAWNLAIPAGSKKTEAAEKFIAWATSKDYTKLVASKEGWANVPPGTRTSLYQNEDYLKVAPFAKLTLASIDAADPNKPTVKPVPYVGVQYAAIPEFQGIGTQVGQQFSAALAGSMTVDAALTAAQSATEREMKRAGYIK; from the coding sequence GTGAAACACGTCCTCGGCGCCGTCTGCGGCGCGTCTTGCCTGTTGCTGGCCGTCCCCGCGATGGCCGAAACGACCCTGACGATCGCCACCGTCAACAACGGTGACATGATCCGCATGCAGGGGCTCACCAGCGAATTCACCAAGAAGAATCCAGACATCACCGTGAAATGGGTGACGCTGGAGGAGAACGTGCTGCGCCAGCGCGTCACCACCGACATCGCCACCAAGGGCGGTCAGTTCGACGTTTTGACCATCGGCACCTATGAGGTGCCGATCTGGGCCAAGAAGGGCTGGCTGGTGCCGCTTGCCAATCTCGGCGCCGATTACGACGTCGCCGACCTGCTGCCGAAGATCAAGGACGCCGTCTCGGTCGACGGCAAGCTCTATGCCGCGCCGTTCTATGGCGAGAGCTCGATGGTGATGTATCGCACCGATCTGTTCGAGAAGGCCGGCCTGAAAATGCCGGAGAAGCCGACCTGGGAATTCATCATCGACGCGGCCAAGAAGCTCACCGACAAGAGCGCGGGCGTGTACGGCATCTGCCTGCGCGGCAAGGCCGGCTGGGGCGAGAACATGGCCTTCCTTTCGGCCATGGCCAATTCCTACGGCGCGCGCTGGTTCGACGAGAAGTGGGAGCCGCAGTTCAACACGCCGGAATGGAAGACGACGCTCACGACCTACGTCAATCTGATGAAGGAGGCCGGCCCTCCCGGCGCGAGCTCCAACGGCTTCAACGAGAACCTCGCGCTGTTCAACGCCGGCAAGTGCGGCATGTGGATCGATGCCACGGTCGCGGCGTCCTTCGTGACCAATCCCAAGGACTCCAAGGTCGCCGACAAGGTCGGTTTTGCGCTCGCGCCCAACACGGGGCTCGGCAAGAACGCCAACTGGCTGTGGGCCTGGAATCTGGCGATCCCCGCCGGCTCCAAGAAGACGGAAGCGGCCGAGAAGTTCATCGCCTGGGCGACGAGCAAGGACTACACAAAACTCGTGGCGTCGAAGGAGGGCTGGGCCAATGTGCCGCCCGGCACGCGCACCTCGCTCTACCAGAACGAGGACTATCTGAAGGTCGCGCCGTTCGCGAAGCTGACGCTGGCTTCGATTGATGCTGCCGATCCGAACAAGCCCACCGTGAAGCCGGTGCCGTACGTCGGTGTGCAATACGCGGCGATCCCCGAATTCCAGGGCATCGGCACGCAGGTGGGCCAGCAATTCTCCGCGGCGCTCGCGGGATCGATGACGGTCGATGCCGCGCTCACTGCGGCGCAGTCCGCTACCGAGCGCGAGATGAAGCGCGCCGGCTACATCAAGTGA
- a CDS encoding carbohydrate ABC transporter permease: MATRQTQLLARSLLTPAVGLLFIWMIVPLALTIYFSTLHYSLLDPGSESFVGLENFRYFLTDPAFLASLQNTLVLVGSVLALTILLGIPLALLMDQPVIGRNFVRLMVIAPFFVMPTVSALVWKNLLMHPVSGLFAWLASLFHLTPIDWFNDVPLFAVILIVAWQWLPFATLILLTALQSLDEEQKEAAEMDGASAVSTFIYITLPHLARPITVVILIETIFLLTVFAEIFVTTGGGPGLQTTNIAFLIYSQALIQFDVGSASAGGLVAVVIANIVAFFLVRIVGRNLEA, from the coding sequence ATGGCAACCCGGCAGACGCAGCTTCTTGCGCGCTCGCTCCTGACGCCTGCGGTCGGGCTGCTCTTCATCTGGATGATCGTCCCGCTGGCGCTGACGATCTATTTCTCGACCCTGCATTACAGCCTGCTCGATCCCGGCTCGGAATCGTTCGTCGGGCTTGAGAACTTCCGCTACTTCCTCACCGATCCCGCCTTCCTCGCCTCGCTCCAGAACACGCTGGTGCTGGTCGGCTCGGTGCTGGCGCTGACGATCCTACTCGGCATTCCGCTGGCGCTGCTGATGGACCAGCCCGTGATCGGGCGCAATTTCGTCCGGCTGATGGTGATCGCGCCGTTCTTCGTGATGCCCACGGTGAGCGCGCTGGTCTGGAAGAACCTGCTCATGCACCCGGTGTCCGGCCTGTTCGCCTGGCTCGCCTCGTTGTTCCACCTGACGCCGATCGACTGGTTCAACGACGTGCCGCTGTTTGCGGTGATCCTGATCGTCGCCTGGCAATGGCTGCCGTTCGCGACGCTGATCCTGCTCACCGCGCTGCAATCGCTCGACGAGGAGCAGAAGGAAGCCGCCGAGATGGACGGCGCCAGTGCCGTCTCGACCTTCATCTACATCACGCTGCCGCACCTGGCGCGCCCGATCACGGTGGTGATCCTGATCGAGACCATCTTCTTGCTCACCGTGTTTGCCGAGATCTTCGTCACCACCGGCGGAGGGCCGGGGCTGCAGACCACCAACATCGCCTTCCTGATCTATTCGCAGGCGCTGATCCAGTTCGACGTCGGCAGCGCCTCCGCAGGCGGGCTCGTGGCGGTGGTGATCGCCAACATCGTCGCCTTCTTCCTCGTCCGCATCGTCGGCCGCAATCTGGAGGCTTGA
- a CDS encoding carbohydrate ABC transporter permease, producing MARMATTRRVVVSTIGAWFFGFLIFFPILWMVLASFKTELEAFAVPPSFLFFHWTTENYATVQERSDYFHHAMNSIIIAGGSTLIALLIAIPAAWSMAFSPTKRTKDILLWMLSTKMMPPVGVLVPIYLIFKTFGLLDSRIGLVFILCLGNLPIVIWMLFTYFKEIPRDILEAARMDGATIGRELVYVLTPMAIPGLASTLLLNLILAWNEAFWTLNLSTSNAAPLTTFIASYSSPEGLFWAKLSAASTLAIAPILVLGWFSQKQLVRGLTFGAVK from the coding sequence ATGGCGCGGATGGCGACGACAAGGCGGGTGGTGGTCTCGACGATCGGGGCGTGGTTCTTCGGCTTCCTGATTTTCTTCCCGATCCTCTGGATGGTGCTGGCGAGCTTCAAGACCGAGCTCGAGGCCTTCGCCGTGCCGCCGTCCTTCCTGTTCTTCCACTGGACCACGGAAAACTACGCGACCGTGCAGGAGCGTAGCGATTACTTCCATCACGCGATGAACTCGATCATCATCGCCGGCGGTTCGACTCTCATTGCGCTGCTGATCGCCATTCCCGCGGCGTGGTCGATGGCATTCTCGCCGACCAAGCGTACCAAGGACATCCTGCTCTGGATGCTCTCGACCAAGATGATGCCGCCGGTCGGCGTGCTGGTGCCGATCTACCTGATCTTCAAGACCTTCGGCCTGCTCGATTCCCGCATCGGCCTCGTCTTCATCCTGTGTCTCGGCAATCTGCCGATCGTGATCTGGATGCTGTTCACCTATTTCAAGGAAATCCCGCGCGACATCCTCGAAGCCGCGCGCATGGACGGCGCCACCATCGGCCGCGAGCTCGTCTATGTGCTGACGCCGATGGCGATCCCGGGGCTGGCCTCGACCTTGCTGCTGAATCTCATCCTCGCCTGGAACGAGGCGTTCTGGACGCTCAATCTGTCGACCTCGAACGCCGCGCCGCTCACGACCTTCATCGCCTCCTATTCGAGCCCGGAAGGGCTGTTCTGGGCCAAGCTGTCGGCGGCCTCGACGCTGGCAATCGCGCCCATTCTCGTCCTCGGTTGGTTCAGCCAGAAGCAGCTCGTGCGCGGGCTCACCTTTGGCGCGGTGAAGTAG
- a CDS encoding ABC transporter ATP-binding protein, translating into MGQITLQGVQKSFGPVHIIKGADLEIADGSFVVFVGPSGCGKTTLLRLIAGLEDVSGGKILIDGKNVVDTPPAKRGLSMVFQSYALYPHMSVRGNIGFGLKMAGLSRDETNRKVEAAAATLNLTPYLDRKPRELSGGQRQRVAIGRAIVREPKAFLFDEPLSNLDAALRVQMRIEVTRLQKQLGTTAIYVTHDQVEAMTMADKIVVLNGGKIEQYGSPLELYERPANLFVAGFIGSPKMNFVTGEPALQKGAATIGVRPEHLKIERDGAGGWQGTISVAEHLGSDTFLYVDAGPLGMLTARYIGELSLHAGDRVSLVPDPARIHRFDQSGNALRG; encoded by the coding sequence ATGGGTCAGATCACACTTCAGGGCGTGCAGAAATCCTTCGGCCCCGTGCACATCATCAAGGGCGCCGACCTCGAGATCGCCGATGGCTCCTTCGTGGTGTTCGTCGGACCCTCGGGCTGCGGCAAGACCACGCTGCTACGGCTGATCGCCGGGCTCGAGGACGTCTCCGGCGGCAAGATCCTGATCGACGGCAAGAACGTCGTCGACACGCCGCCCGCCAAGCGCGGGCTCTCCATGGTGTTCCAGTCCTACGCGCTCTATCCGCACATGAGCGTGCGCGGCAATATCGGTTTTGGCCTGAAGATGGCGGGCCTTTCCAGGGACGAAACCAACCGGAAGGTCGAGGCTGCTGCCGCGACGCTCAATCTCACGCCCTATCTCGACCGCAAGCCGCGCGAGCTGTCCGGCGGCCAGCGCCAGCGCGTCGCGATCGGCCGCGCCATCGTGCGCGAGCCCAAGGCGTTTCTGTTTGACGAGCCGCTGTCCAACCTCGACGCGGCGCTGCGCGTGCAGATGCGCATCGAGGTGACGCGACTCCAGAAGCAGCTCGGCACCACCGCGATCTACGTCACCCACGACCAGGTCGAGGCCATGACCATGGCCGACAAGATCGTCGTGCTCAATGGCGGCAAGATCGAGCAATATGGCTCGCCGCTGGAGCTCTATGAACGGCCCGCCAATCTCTTCGTCGCCGGCTTCATCGGCTCGCCCAAGATGAACTTCGTCACCGGCGAGCCGGCATTGCAGAAGGGCGCGGCGACGATCGGCGTGCGTCCGGAGCATTTGAAGATCGAGCGCGATGGTGCCGGCGGCTGGCAGGGAACGATTTCGGTGGCCGAGCACCTCGGCAGCGACACCTTCCTTTATGTCGATGCCGGGCCACTCGGCATGCTGACGGCACGCTACATCGGCGAGTTGAGCCTGCATGCCGGCGATCGCGTGTCGCTGGTGCCGGACCCCGCACGCATTCACCGCTTCGACCAGAGCGGCAACGCGCTTCGAGGCTGA
- a CDS encoding SDR family NAD(P)-dependent oxidoreductase — protein MYLEKFKLNGKTAFITGGGQGIGLGCAEALAEAGAKVIIGDRDSKVANDAKADLKAKGYDIETAIMDVTDTKRVAEVANDLVARHGKVDILVNNAGIARSETPAETVTDEHWLNVIDVNLNGTFWCCREFGKHMLKAKSGAIVNVGSMSGFIVNKPQEQCFYNASKAGVHHLTKSLAAEWGARGIRVNAVAPTYIETPLNAFVKSNAKMYDAWIGGTPMARMGQVEEIASVVLFLASEAASLMTGSIVLVDGGYTCW, from the coding sequence ATGTACCTGGAAAAATTCAAGCTGAACGGCAAGACCGCGTTCATCACCGGCGGGGGGCAGGGCATCGGCCTTGGCTGCGCCGAAGCGCTGGCCGAAGCCGGCGCAAAGGTCATCATCGGCGACCGCGACAGCAAGGTCGCCAATGACGCGAAAGCCGACTTGAAGGCGAAGGGTTATGACATCGAGACCGCGATCATGGACGTCACCGACACCAAGCGCGTGGCGGAGGTCGCCAACGACCTCGTCGCCCGCCACGGCAAGGTCGACATCCTCGTCAACAATGCCGGCATTGCCCGTAGCGAGACGCCGGCCGAGACCGTCACCGACGAGCACTGGCTCAACGTCATCGACGTCAACCTCAACGGCACCTTCTGGTGCTGCCGCGAGTTCGGCAAGCACATGCTGAAGGCGAAGAGCGGCGCCATCGTCAATGTCGGTTCGATGTCCGGCTTCATCGTCAACAAGCCGCAGGAACAGTGTTTCTACAACGCCTCGAAGGCCGGTGTGCACCATCTCACAAAATCGCTTGCCGCCGAATGGGGCGCGCGCGGCATCCGCGTCAATGCGGTGGCGCCGACCTATATCGAGACGCCGCTCAATGCGTTCGTGAAGAGCAACGCCAAGATGTACGACGCCTGGATCGGTGGAACCCCAATGGCGCGGATGGGGCAGGTCGAGGAAATCGCTTCGGTCGTGCTGTTCCTCGCTTCCGAGGCCGCGAGCCTGATGACCGGCAGCATCGTGCTGGTGGATGGCGGCTACACTTGCTGGTAG
- a CDS encoding FGGY-family carbohydrate kinase: MPRAYIGVDVGTTSTRAGVFDEAGTLLATAKHPIRIWHEAGDIVEQSSSDIWEACAKSVRAAMAEAAIAPDGVGGIGFDATCSLVVLDRQGEPVTVSASGDKQRNVIVWMDHRATAEARLINETGDAVLRYVGGSISPEMEMPKLLWLKRHMRASFDDAGHFFDLADYLTWRATGSLQRSTCTVTCKWNYLAHDGGGWSAPFFQRIGLSDFVAEKYGRIGTEIVAPGTRLSAGLTRAAAAELGLSPGTPVGASLIDAHAGGIGAIGGRDGSDGATDVSDRLAYIMGTSACIMATTKEPCFVPGVWGPYYSGMVPDVWLNEGGQSAAGAAIDHLLKSHPGHAEANAAARSEGVDLIEYLERRIIARAGNASRAALLARDVHVLPEFIGNRSPYADPDTRAVIAGLDLDTDVSSMERLFVAGLCGLAYGLAEVIEAFAAHGVHSSIMIMGGGASRSPLVRQIMADTTGLTVALPQTKEPVLLGAAMLGAVAGGAYASIGETMAKMSALGRKSEPTAPDMAAFHVRKRNVYRLLRDVDRGSRAAMRDVAGG; encoded by the coding sequence ATGCCGCGAGCGTATATCGGCGTCGATGTGGGGACCACGAGCACGCGGGCAGGGGTGTTTGACGAGGCCGGCACCCTCCTTGCCACCGCCAAGCATCCGATCCGGATCTGGCACGAGGCGGGCGACATCGTCGAGCAGTCGTCCTCGGACATCTGGGAGGCCTGCGCCAAATCGGTGCGCGCGGCGATGGCGGAAGCTGCCATCGCGCCCGACGGCGTCGGCGGCATCGGTTTCGACGCCACCTGTTCGCTGGTCGTCCTCGACCGGCAAGGTGAACCCGTCACCGTCAGCGCCTCCGGCGACAAGCAGCGCAACGTCATCGTCTGGATGGACCACCGTGCCACGGCCGAGGCGCGGCTGATCAACGAGACCGGTGATGCTGTGCTGCGCTATGTCGGCGGCTCGATCTCGCCCGAGATGGAGATGCCGAAACTGCTATGGCTGAAGCGGCACATGCGTGCGAGCTTCGATGACGCCGGTCATTTCTTCGATCTGGCAGATTATCTGACCTGGCGTGCGACCGGCTCGCTCCAGCGCTCCACCTGCACGGTCACCTGCAAATGGAACTACCTCGCGCATGACGGCGGCGGCTGGAGCGCGCCGTTCTTCCAGCGCATTGGCCTGTCCGACTTCGTCGCCGAGAAATACGGCCGCATCGGAACCGAGATCGTCGCGCCGGGCACGCGGCTCAGTGCCGGCCTCACCCGTGCAGCGGCGGCCGAGCTCGGCCTGTCACCGGGTACACCGGTGGGCGCGTCCCTGATCGATGCGCATGCCGGCGGCATCGGCGCGATCGGCGGTCGCGACGGATCGGACGGCGCAACCGATGTTTCCGATCGCCTCGCCTACATCATGGGGACGTCGGCCTGCATCATGGCGACGACGAAGGAGCCGTGCTTCGTGCCGGGCGTGTGGGGCCCATATTATTCCGGCATGGTGCCGGATGTCTGGCTCAACGAGGGTGGCCAGTCCGCCGCCGGCGCCGCGATCGATCATCTGCTCAAGTCGCATCCGGGCCATGCCGAAGCGAACGCGGCGGCGCGCAGCGAGGGCGTCGACCTCATCGAGTACCTCGAGCGCCGCATCATCGCGCGCGCCGGTAACGCCAGCCGTGCCGCGCTGCTCGCCCGCGACGTCCATGTGCTTCCCGAATTCATCGGCAACCGCTCGCCTTACGCCGATCCTGACACCCGCGCGGTGATCGCGGGCCTCGATCTCGACACCGACGTCAGTTCGATGGAGCGGCTGTTCGTCGCCGGCCTCTGCGGTCTCGCCTATGGGCTCGCCGAGGTGATCGAGGCCTTTGCCGCGCATGGCGTCCATTCCAGCATCATGATCATGGGCGGCGGCGCCAGCCGAAGCCCGCTGGTGCGGCAGATCATGGCGGACACCACGGGTCTCACAGTCGCGCTGCCGCAAACGAAAGAACCCGTGTTGCTGGGCGCCGCGATGCTTGGCGCGGTGGCCGGCGGCGCCTATGCCTCGATCGGCGAGACCATGGCAAAGATGTCCGCGCTGGGACGGAAGAGCGAGCCGACCGCGCCGGACATGGCCGCGTTTCATGTTCGCAAGCGCAACGTGTACAGGCTGCTGCGCGATGTCGATCGCGGCAGCCGAGCGGCGATGCGCGACGTCGCCGGAGGTTGA
- a CDS encoding carbohydrate kinase — protein MLISCGDALIDFVPTRNADGREAVMPAVGGSCLNVAIGMARLGAPTGFVGGISTDLFGRMIADHAAASHVELGLATRSDHQTTLAFVRIVAGESHYAFYDAETATRNWTYRRGTIPFANVEAVHVGSTTLVNDQGAAETKALITDARAASTISFDPNCRPNLVQDKPAYLARIAGFAASADLIKMSDVDFAYLFGDEPYQQRAKALLGQGASLVVITRGNHGAVAWHAGAGQIEVTAPEVEVADTIGAGDSFQAALLFALYKQGRIARQALKDITADELRRALSFAANCAGLTCTRPGADPPWSHEISSSL, from the coding sequence ATGCTGATATCTTGCGGCGATGCGCTGATCGATTTCGTGCCGACGCGGAACGCCGACGGGCGCGAAGCGGTGATGCCGGCGGTCGGCGGCTCCTGCCTCAACGTCGCGATCGGCATGGCGCGGCTGGGCGCGCCGACCGGTTTTGTCGGCGGCATCTCGACCGATCTGTTCGGGCGCATGATCGCGGATCACGCCGCCGCATCGCATGTCGAGCTCGGCCTAGCCACCCGCAGTGATCACCAGACCACGCTTGCCTTCGTCCGCATCGTCGCGGGCGAGTCGCATTATGCCTTCTATGACGCCGAGACCGCGACGCGAAACTGGACCTATCGGCGCGGCACTATTCCATTCGCGAATGTCGAAGCCGTTCATGTCGGTTCGACCACCCTGGTCAACGACCAGGGCGCGGCCGAGACGAAGGCGTTGATTACGGACGCGCGGGCCGCATCGACGATCTCCTTCGATCCGAACTGCCGGCCCAATCTGGTCCAAGACAAGCCGGCTTATCTGGCGCGGATCGCCGGGTTCGCTGCCAGCGCCGATCTCATCAAGATGTCGGATGTGGACTTCGCTTATCTCTTCGGCGATGAGCCTTATCAGCAACGCGCGAAAGCGCTGCTCGGGCAGGGCGCGAGTCTCGTCGTCATCACCCGCGGCAACCATGGCGCCGTCGCCTGGCATGCGGGCGCAGGGCAGATCGAAGTCACCGCGCCGGAGGTGGAAGTTGCCGACACCATCGGCGCCGGTGACAGTTTTCAGGCGGCGCTGCTATTCGCCCTGTACAAGCAGGGCCGCATCGCCCGGCAAGCACTGAAGGATATCACGGCCGACGAACTCCGCCGCGCGCTGTCCTTTGCTGCCAACTGCGCCGGCCTGACTTGCACCCGCCCGGGCGCCGATCCGCCCTGGAGCCACGAGATCAGTTCGAGCCTGTAG
- a CDS encoding LysR family transcriptional regulator produces MDLRRLRYFVAVAEARSVGKAAERLRMAQPPLSVQIRKLEAEVGAPLFRRGTRGMDLTEAGQALLARAGEALALAADGIEAARAVAAGSRGRISVGYMFVLANAILPRLIPELRRSVPGVDLEFAELSASTREARVLDRSVTVALCMPAINHPEIQVARIGAQRFMLAMPIRSPLARLSSVPMARLHGRPLIALPHPDHGPASSAVVPLLRRHQVVMPIASRVETVHSAMSLVLAGEGLAILPACAQLGAPRGIAFRPLRDATDSLDIAVCWRRDSQSPLIGTFIKCAEKAVARM; encoded by the coding sequence ATGGATCTTCGCCGGCTTCGCTACTTCGTCGCCGTCGCCGAGGCGCGCAGCGTCGGCAAGGCCGCCGAGCGCTTGCGCATGGCGCAACCGCCGCTCTCGGTGCAGATCCGCAAGCTCGAAGCCGAGGTCGGCGCCCCGCTGTTCCGCCGCGGCACGCGCGGCATGGACCTGACCGAGGCGGGCCAGGCCCTGCTGGCGCGCGCGGGCGAGGCGCTGGCGCTGGCGGCCGACGGCATCGAAGCCGCGCGCGCGGTTGCGGCCGGGAGCCGCGGCCGGATCTCGGTCGGCTACATGTTCGTGCTGGCGAATGCGATACTGCCGCGCCTCATCCCCGAGCTGCGCCGCTCGGTTCCCGGCGTCGACCTCGAATTCGCCGAGCTCAGCGCCTCGACACGCGAGGCCCGGGTGCTCGATCGCAGCGTCACGGTCGCGCTGTGCATGCCGGCCATCAACCATCCCGAGATCCAGGTGGCGCGGATCGGTGCGCAGCGCTTCATGCTCGCCATGCCGATCCGCTCGCCACTCGCCCGCCTGAGCTCCGTGCCGATGGCCCGGTTGCACGGCCGCCCGCTGATCGCGCTCCCTCATCCGGACCATGGCCCCGCATCGTCCGCCGTGGTCCCCCTGCTGCGCCGGCACCAGGTGGTGATGCCGATCGCGAGCCGGGTGGAGACGGTGCATTCGGCGATGAGCCTCGTTCTCGCGGGCGAAGGCCTCGCCATCCTGCCGGCCTGCGCACAGCTCGGCGCGCCGCGCGGCATCGCGTTCAGGCCGCTGCGCGACGCCACCGACTCGCTCGACATCGCGGTCTGCTGGCGGCGGGATTCCCAGAGCCCACTGATCGGAACCTTCATCAAATGCGCCGAGAAGGCCGTTGCACGGATGTGA